Part of the Streptococcus ilei genome is shown below.
CCTTTGATGTCAAAGAAGGCGATGGCATGTGGCGTGCCCCAGAAGACCGCGTGATCATTTGGTAAACTAAGATACTAAGCCCGTAAAAAAAGCGAGAAGAAAATAGGAGATTGACGATGTGGGCCATGCCCACAAGTCAATCTCTCTTTTTCTCGACGCTCGTGAAAGAATAAAAAAATCCCAACGTACAAGTTACTAAGACGACTGAAGCAGACTTCTCTGCAGAAGAATTCTTTACCAACTTTGCTCGCATCTGGCGCATGAAAGCTCGACCAGAGTACATGCAACTCCTCGCAAGTGTCGATGTCCACGCACCAGGAAAACTCCGTACCAATGTCCAATTGCCAAACTTCGACGAATTCTTTGAAACCTTTGATGTCAAAGAAGGCGATGGCATGTGGCGTGCCCCAGAAGACCGCGTGATCATTTGGTAAACTAAGATACTAAGCCCGTAAAAAAAGCGAGAAGAAAATAGGAGATTGACGATGTGGGCCATGCCCACAAGTCAATCTCTCTTTTTCTCGACGCTCGTGAAAGAATAAAAAATCCCCAAAGTCAAGTTTCGCGACTGAAACTAGTCTTTGGGGATTTTTTTGAATGGATTAGAAATAGCAGTGGATGTCATGATCTAAAAAAATTTGCTGGTAGTCATATAAATCTTCTGGATGCAGAGCTTTTATTCCTTCCATTTCATAGCGACGTCCTAAAAGTTTGTATTTGTTTTCTCCAAACTGGTGAAATGGGAGAAGTTGTACTTCATCGATGTTAAGCGAATTAAAAAGAGAAGCAAATTCTTCAGCATCGTTTAGCGAGTCATTGAAATTAGGAATGACTGGAATACGTAAAACGATTGTTTTGTTTTGAGCAAAGGCATAATGAATATTTTTAATAATCAGATGATTGTTGACTCCGACAACCTTCTTATGTTTAAGTGTATTGTAATGTTTAAGGTCTGTATAAATAAAATCAACATACTGAATGAGATCGACAAATTTCTCATGTTCAACAAAAGCTGTCGTTTCGATTGCAGTATGAAGTCCAACTTCTTTCGCAGCTTTTAAGATAGATTTGGCAAATTCAAATTGAGCAAAGATTTCTCCACCAGACAGGGTAATGCCACCACCAGATTCTTCATAGAAGTCAACGTCTTTTAAGACATCATCTATGATTTCTGTGACTGTTTTTTCTTCTCCCGTGATAGTTTCCTTTTTAGTAACAGCATCCAACATTTTTTCAGGATTTGCACGTTGGGATTCAGGATTGGAGCACCATGGACAACGCAGGGGACATCCTTTTAGAAATACAGTAGTTCGGATGCCAGGGCCATCATGGATACTAAAGTGTTGGATGTTAAAGATAATGCCACGATTTTGTTCCATATTTTGCTCTCCTATCAATCTAGTAAGTCTATTATACATTATTTAAGAAACTAATTCAATTACGAACGAAAGTTTATTTTGTTTTGAATTCACTCGAAAATTTGCTAAAATAGAGAAGAGGTAAAAACAATGCAACGTTTAGATGAAATATTGAAATTAGTATCGGAGTTTGAAAAGATTGATGTTAATAGCTTGTCGGAGAAATTACAAGTCTCTAAAGTGACCATTCGAAAGGATTTGGACAAGCTAGAATCCAAAGGATTATTGCATAGAGAACACGGCTATGCTGTTTTAAATAGTGGAGATGATATCAATGTTCGATTGTCTTTTCAATATGATACCAAGAAAAGAATAGCCAGGGAAGCTGCCAAACTAATTAAGGATAACGACACGGTTTTGATTGAATCGGGCTCTACTTGTGCCTTGCTAGCGGAAGAAATTTGTCAAACAAAAAAGAATATCAAGATTGTGACAAATTCTTATTTTATTGCAGATTATATTCAGGAATATGATTCCTGTAAAATCATCCTACTTGGTGGTGAATTTCAAAAAGAATCTAGAGTGACCGTAGGTCCTCTTCTGAAAGAGTTGATTCGCTCGTTTAGAGTTCCCTTTGCTTTTGTAGGGGTTGACGGATATGATGATGAACTTGGCTTTACTGGGAAAGATATGATGCGGAGTGAAGTTGTTCAAGCTATGTCTGATGTTTCTAAAGAAGTGGTTGTCTTAACAGATTCAAGTAAATTTGGAAAGTGTGGGACCGTTAGACGATTTGCACTTTCGCAAGTTTCTAGAGTGATAACAGATAAGAATATATCTCAAGAAGCAAAGGAAAAACTTGAGGATTCGCAAACGATTTTAAACTTAGTATAAGAAGGAGAAGTCAATTGAAAGATGAACGGAAAAAGTTACTTGCTAAATTAGCCTATCTATACTATGTTGAAGACAAAAGTCAATCGCAAATCGCAGCAGAAACTGGAATCTACCGTACAACTGTCAGCAGAATGTTAGCGGAGGCTAAAAAAGAGGGAGTTGTAAAAATTGAAATTGAAAATTTTGATACTCGCCTCTTCCATTTAGAAAATTATATCAAACAAAAATATGGCTTGAAAGCTATCGAGATTATACCAAATCTAGTTGATGAGCCACGAGAAAGCCTTGAAAAGCGGCTAGCGCAAGCTAGTGCTGTCATGCTTCGAAATTTGATTGAAGATGGAATGACAGTTGGTTTTTCATGGGGCAAGTCTCTCAGATTAATGGTGGAACAAGTTGGAACTAAGCGTTTGGATGGTGTTCAATTTTATCCCCTAGCTGGAGGTCCCAGTCATATCCATGCTCGCTACCATGTCAATACTCTAATCTACAGTATGGCGAGTAAATTTCATGGAGAATGTCATTTTATAAACGCGAGTGTCATTCAAGAAAATTCTGAGGTAACGGAAGGCATCTTATCTTCTAAGTATTTCGAGGACTTGAAAGCTAGTTGGCGTTGTTTGGATGTTGCTGCTGTAGGGATTGGTGGCCATGCAGATAGCAAGAATCCTCAGTGGTTTGATATGCTAACAACAAATGATTTTAAGAAATTGGAGTCGGAACATGCTGTAGGAGAAGTCTGCTGTCGTTTCTTTGATCAAGAAGGTATCCCCGTTTATCCTGAATTACAGGAAAGAACAATATCTATCACATTGGAGGAATTGAGAAAGGTTCCGAATATCATCTCGTTAGCCTACGGTGATCAAAAAGCAAAAGCAATTTTATCGGTTTTGAAAGCCAACTATATCAATCATTTAGTCACAGATGAAGCGACGATCTTAAAAGTTTTAGAATTAGATGGTGATCAGCAATTTACTAAAAAATAGGACAGCGAGGATGCAGTCCTTATTTTTTTGAGTTAAATAGCACAAATGTGCAAAAACTAAAAACAATAATCAAATGTTGTAGTTTTTTATTGACCGGCAAAAATATAAATGGTATATTGACAATAGAAAAAGCGCTTTCATTAGATTGACAAAGGAGTGTAGTGCACATGGAAATAATTGTTGCAGACCAAATTATTATGGGCTTAATTTTAAATGCGGGTGATGCTAAACAGCATGTTTACCAAGCTTTATCATATGCTAAGGAAGGTGATTTTACATCTTCTGAAGGCGAAATTGCAAAAGCAGATGCAGCATTGCTAGAAGCGCATAACTTGCAAACCCAATTTTTAGCCCAGGAAGCAAGTGGGACAAAGACAGAGATTACAGCTTTGTTTGTGCACTCACAAGATCACTTAATGACTTCAATCACAGAGATTAACTTGATTAAAGAAATGATTGACTTACGAAAAGAACTTTCAGCGAAACAATAAGGAGGAAAAGATGATGAAAATTGGATTGTTTTGTGCGGCAGGATTTTCAACAGGAATGTTGGTAAATAATATGAAGGTAGCGGCTCAGGAATTAGGTATTGATGCTGAAATTGAGGCATATTCTCAAGCGAAATTAGCAGATTTTGCCCCAGAAATAGATGTCGCTTTGTTAGGGCCTCAAGTAGCTTATACTTTGGATAAATCAAAAGCGATTTGTGAGGCAAACCATATCCCTATTGCTGTCATTCCTATGGCGGATTATGGGATGTTAGATGGTAAGAAGGTACTAAATCTAGCTCTAGAATTGCTAGGAGAAAAATAAGGAGGCTTCCCATGTCTAATTTTAATTCTCAGAAAATTATCGCTCCAATCATGCGTTTTGTAAACATGAAAGGAATTATTGCTCTTAAAGATGGGATGTTAGCGATCCTTCCATTAACGGTAGTTGGTAGTTTGTTTCTGATTATTGGACAATTACCATTTGAAGGCCTTAATCAGGCTATTGCTAGTGTATTTGGCGATACATGGACAGAGCCATTTATGCAAGTTTATTCAGGAACATTCGCCATCATGGGCTTAATTTCTTGCTTCTCCATTGGGTATTCTTATGCTAAAAACAGTGGAGTAGAACCCTTGCCAGCGGGAGTTTTGTCCCTGTCTTCATTCTTTATCTTGTTAAAATCTTCTTATGTACCAGCTAAGGGAGAACCGATTGGCGATGCCATTTCAAAAGTATGGTTTGGTGGTCAAGGGATTATCGGGGCCATTATTATTGGTCTGGTAGTTGGTGCAATTTATACTGTGTTTATCCAAAGACACATTGTTATAAAAATGCCAGAACAAGTACCTCAAGCCATTGCCAAACAATTTGAAGCGATGATTCCTGCTTTCGTGATTTTCTTACTATCAATGATTGTCTATATCGTATCAAAAGTAGTGACAAACGGCGGTACCTTCATTGAAATGATTTATGATGTCATTCAGGTTCCTCTTCAAGGTCTAACAGGATCACTTTACGGAGCGATTGGGATTGCTTTCTTTATTTCATTCTTGTGGTGGTTTGGTGTTCATGGCCAATCAGTTGTCAACGGTGTAGTAACAGCCTTGCTACTTTCTAACCTAGATGCCAATAAATCAATGTTGGCAGCTGGGAAGCTATCCGTTGAAAATGGTGCCCACATTGTAACTCAACAATTCTTAGATAGCTTCCTTATTTTGTCTGGATCAGGTATAACCTTTGGGTTGGTTGTTGCCATGCTATTTGCTGCTAAGTCAAAACAGTATAAAGCTTTGGGGAAAGTTGCAGCATTTCCTGCAATCTTTAATGTCAATGAACCCGTCGTATTTGGATTTCCGATCGTAATGAACCCAGTTATGTTCCTTCCATTTATTTTGGTTCCAATTTTGGCTGCAATAATTGTTTATGCATCAATTGCTATTGGATTTATGCATCCATTCTCAGGTGTGACTCTTCCTTGGAGTACACCAGCCATTATTTCTGGATTTATGGTTGGAGGTTGGCAAGGTGCTTTCGTTCAAGTGCTAGTTCTTGCGACCTCGACTGTCGTATATTTCCCATTCTTCAAATTCCAAGATAATCTTGCCTATAACAATGAATTACAAGCTGAAAAATAGTGCGTTTATCATGTATGCACAGATGTGCGACTAGAATAGAATTTATATGTATAATTCATAATTCATTGAAATTCGTAAAATTTAATGCTACTATAGTTACGAAAGAAAACAAAATAATTTCAAAAGAAAGGTTTTGAAAAAATGAAACAAGTAGAAGTAGCAAGTACAAGCATTAAAACAGAATATTTTGGAAGCCTCACTGAACGCATGAATAAGTATCGTGAAGATGTCTTAAATAAGAAGCCTTACATCGATGCTGAACGTGCTGTTCTTGCAACTAAGGCATATGATCGTTATAAGGAACAACCAAATGTTCTTAAACGTGCCTATATGTTGAAAGAGATTCTTGAAAATATGACAATCTACATTGAGGATGAATCCATGATTGCTGGAAACCAAGCATCCTCTAATAAAGATGCTCCGATTTTCCCAGAATATACTTTAGAGTTCGTTCTGAAGGAATTGGATCTTTTTGAAAAGCGGGATGGTGATGTCTTCTATATTACGGAAGAAACGAAAGAACAGCTCCGTAGTATCGCACCGTTCTGGGAAAATAATAACTTACGTGCAAGAGCTGGCGCTCTTCTACCTGAAGAAGTATCTGTCTATATGGAAACAGGATTCTTCGGTATGGAAGGGAAGATGAATTCAGGAGATGCCCACTTAGCAGTCAATTATCAAAAATTATTGCAATATGGCTTGAAAGGTTTTGAAGAAAGAGCTCGCCAAGCTAAAGCAGCCCTAGATCTAACGGATCCAGCTAGCATTGATAAGTACCATTTTTACGATTCTATCTTTATCGTAGTTGATGCTGTTAAGACCTATGCTCAACGATTTGTGGAACTTGCTAAACAACTTGCTGAAACAGCAACTCCTGAACGTAAGAAGGAATTGCTTGAAATTGCAGAGATTTGCTCAAAAGTTCCATACGAGCCTGCAAGTACATTTGCAGAGGCTGTTCAGTCTGTTTGGTTTATCCAATGTATTCTTCAGATTGAATCAAATGGACACTCACTTTCATATGGCCGTTTTGACCAATATATGTATCCATACGTTAAAGCTGATTTGGAAAGTGGACGGGAAACTGAAGAGAGTATTGTTGAACGCTTGACTAACCTTTGGATTAAGACTATTACAATTAACAAAGTACGTAGTCAAGCACATACCTTCTCATCTGCAGGTAGTCCGCTTTATCAAAACGTTACGATTGGTGGTCAAACACGTGATAAGAAAGATGCCGTCAATCCATTGTCTTATTTGGTGTTGAAGTCAGTTGCTCAAACTCACCTTCCTCAACCAAACTTAACTGTTCGTTATCATGCTGGTCTGGATGCCCGCTTCATGAACGAATGTATTGAAGTTATGAAGCTCGGATTTGGTATGCCTGCTTTCAATAATGATGAGATTATTATTCCATCCTTTATTTCAAAAGGTGTTCTTGAAGAAGATGCTTATGATTACAGTGCAATTGGTTGTGTAGAAACAGCTGTTCCAGGTAAATGGGGATATCGCTGTACAGGTATGAGTTATATGAACTTCCCTAAAGTTTTGCTCATTACGATGAATGACGGAATCGATCCTGCTTCTGGCAAGCGCTTTGCACCAAGCTTTGGTCATTTTAAAGACATGAAGAGCTTCGATGAATTGCAAACTGCTTGGGACAAGACTTTGCGCCACTTAACCCGCATGAGTGTGATCGTAGAAAACTCTATCGACCTATCTCTTGAAAGAGAAGTGCCAGATATCCTCTGTTCAGCTTTGACAGATGACTGTATTGGACGTGGAAAACACCTAAAAGAAGGTGGAGCTGTCTACGATTATATTTCTGGTTTACAAGTGGGTATTGCAAACTTATCCGATTCACTTGCAGCAATCAAGAAACTGGT
Proteins encoded:
- a CDS encoding DeoR/GlpR family DNA-binding transcription regulator, which codes for MQRLDEILKLVSEFEKIDVNSLSEKLQVSKVTIRKDLDKLESKGLLHREHGYAVLNSGDDINVRLSFQYDTKKRIAREAAKLIKDNDTVLIESGSTCALLAEEICQTKKNIKIVTNSYFIADYIQEYDSCKIILLGGEFQKESRVTVGPLLKELIRSFRVPFAFVGVDGYDDELGFTGKDMMRSEVVQAMSDVSKEVVVLTDSSKFGKCGTVRRFALSQVSRVITDKNISQEAKEKLEDSQTILNLV
- a CDS encoding PTS sugar transporter subunit IIC codes for the protein MSNFNSQKIIAPIMRFVNMKGIIALKDGMLAILPLTVVGSLFLIIGQLPFEGLNQAIASVFGDTWTEPFMQVYSGTFAIMGLISCFSIGYSYAKNSGVEPLPAGVLSLSSFFILLKSSYVPAKGEPIGDAISKVWFGGQGIIGAIIIGLVVGAIYTVFIQRHIVIKMPEQVPQAIAKQFEAMIPAFVIFLLSMIVYIVSKVVTNGGTFIEMIYDVIQVPLQGLTGSLYGAIGIAFFISFLWWFGVHGQSVVNGVVTALLLSNLDANKSMLAAGKLSVENGAHIVTQQFLDSFLILSGSGITFGLVVAMLFAAKSKQYKALGKVAAFPAIFNVNEPVVFGFPIVMNPVMFLPFILVPILAAIIVYASIAIGFMHPFSGVTLPWSTPAIISGFMVGGWQGAFVQVLVLATSTVVYFPFFKFQDNLAYNNELQAEK
- a CDS encoding PTS sugar transporter subunit IIB, whose translation is MMKIGLFCAAGFSTGMLVNNMKVAAQELGIDAEIEAYSQAKLADFAPEIDVALLGPQVAYTLDKSKAICEANHIPIAVIPMADYGMLDGKKVLNLALELLGEK
- a CDS encoding glycyl radical protein; the protein is MKQVEVASTSIKTEYFGSLTERMNKYREDVLNKKPYIDAERAVLATKAYDRYKEQPNVLKRAYMLKEILENMTIYIEDESMIAGNQASSNKDAPIFPEYTLEFVLKELDLFEKRDGDVFYITEETKEQLRSIAPFWENNNLRARAGALLPEEVSVYMETGFFGMEGKMNSGDAHLAVNYQKLLQYGLKGFEERARQAKAALDLTDPASIDKYHFYDSIFIVVDAVKTYAQRFVELAKQLAETATPERKKELLEIAEICSKVPYEPASTFAEAVQSVWFIQCILQIESNGHSLSYGRFDQYMYPYVKADLESGRETEESIVERLTNLWIKTITINKVRSQAHTFSSAGSPLYQNVTIGGQTRDKKDAVNPLSYLVLKSVAQTHLPQPNLTVRYHAGLDARFMNECIEVMKLGFGMPAFNNDEIIIPSFISKGVLEEDAYDYSAIGCVETAVPGKWGYRCTGMSYMNFPKVLLITMNDGIDPASGKRFAPSFGHFKDMKSFDELQTAWDKTLRHLTRMSVIVENSIDLSLEREVPDILCSALTDDCIGRGKHLKEGGAVYDYISGLQVGIANLSDSLAAIKKLVFEEGRLTPQELWHALETDYEGERGKEIQEMLIHDAPKYGNDDDYADSLVREAYDIYVDEIAKYPNTRYGRGPIGGIRYSGTSSISANVGQGRGTLATPDGRNAGTPLAEGCSPSHNMDQHGPTSVLKSVSKLPTDEIVGGVLLNQKVNPQTLAKEEDKLKLIALLRTFFNRLHGYHIQYNVVSRETLLDAQKHPEKHRDLIVRVAGYSAFFNVLSRATQDDIIGRTEHTL
- a CDS encoding sugar-binding transcriptional regulator translates to MKDERKKLLAKLAYLYYVEDKSQSQIAAETGIYRTTVSRMLAEAKKEGVVKIEIENFDTRLFHLENYIKQKYGLKAIEIIPNLVDEPRESLEKRLAQASAVMLRNLIEDGMTVGFSWGKSLRLMVEQVGTKRLDGVQFYPLAGGPSHIHARYHVNTLIYSMASKFHGECHFINASVIQENSEVTEGILSSKYFEDLKASWRCLDVAAVGIGGHADSKNPQWFDMLTTNDFKKLESEHAVGEVCCRFFDQEGIPVYPELQERTISITLEELRKVPNIISLAYGDQKAKAILSVLKANYINHLVTDEATILKVLELDGDQQFTKK
- a CDS encoding PTS lactose/cellobiose transporter subunit IIA, which codes for MEIIVADQIIMGLILNAGDAKQHVYQALSYAKEGDFTSSEGEIAKADAALLEAHNLQTQFLAQEASGTKTEITALFVHSQDHLMTSITEINLIKEMIDLRKELSAKQ
- a CDS encoding glycyl-radical enzyme activating protein, producing MEQNRGIIFNIQHFSIHDGPGIRTTVFLKGCPLRCPWCSNPESQRANPEKMLDAVTKKETITGEEKTVTEIIDDVLKDVDFYEESGGGITLSGGEIFAQFEFAKSILKAAKEVGLHTAIETTAFVEHEKFVDLIQYVDFIYTDLKHYNTLKHKKVVGVNNHLIIKNIHYAFAQNKTIVLRIPVIPNFNDSLNDAEEFASLFNSLNIDEVQLLPFHQFGENKYKLLGRRYEMEGIKALHPEDLYDYQQIFLDHDIHCYF